The Sinomicrobium kalidii genome contains a region encoding:
- a CDS encoding SRPBCC family protein, translated as MKSINHRLVIEAPIEKVYESLTTQEGLAGWWTSQTKAKPETGSAIRFAFEPGYFKEMKIEELQPYSKVKWLCVKAYEEWIGTSITFELQPHDRGTALVFHHDRWKADAETYAGCSYDWAIFLRSLKLLCQTGKGQPYPDHHK; from the coding sequence ATGAAAAGTATTAATCACAGATTGGTCATTGAAGCACCGATTGAAAAAGTTTACGAATCATTAACAACGCAGGAAGGTCTGGCGGGCTGGTGGACATCGCAAACAAAAGCAAAACCCGAAACAGGAAGCGCAATAAGGTTTGCTTTTGAACCGGGCTATTTTAAAGAAATGAAAATAGAAGAGCTCCAACCGTATAGCAAGGTAAAATGGCTTTGCGTTAAGGCATATGAAGAATGGATAGGTACTTCCATTACTTTTGAACTGCAACCACATGACAGGGGCACAGCATTGGTCTTTCATCACGATAGATGGAAAGCCGATGCAGAAACCTATGCAGGATGTAGTTACGACTGGGCCATTTTCCTCAGGAGCCTGAAACTTCTTTGCCAGACGGGTAAAGGTCAGCCATATCCGGATCATCATAAATAA
- a CDS encoding MarR family winged helix-turn-helix transcriptional regulator, which translates to MDDTTIRQIRKLAQRYAFTSIQMHETIGRKAGLSGTDHKYLGFLIQKGQMTAGELSKLTGLTSGAVTGLIDRFEKKGLVKRQFAENDRRKVIIKPDTKKITALLVPLYKDFRSRSDQLIASFSDKEIGIIESYFSRAIEIMKETTARINNKSLQK; encoded by the coding sequence ATGGATGATACCACCATCAGGCAAATAAGAAAATTAGCCCAGCGCTATGCATTCACCTCCATACAGATGCATGAAACCATTGGCCGAAAAGCAGGCCTTTCGGGAACCGATCATAAATACCTCGGTTTTCTAATACAAAAAGGACAAATGACGGCTGGCGAGCTTTCAAAATTAACAGGTCTTACATCGGGCGCAGTTACGGGGCTCATAGACCGCTTTGAAAAGAAAGGCCTCGTAAAAAGACAATTTGCAGAGAACGACAGGCGAAAGGTCATCATCAAACCCGACACGAAAAAAATAACGGCCCTTTTGGTTCCGCTTTACAAGGACTTCAGAAGCAGGTCAGATCAGCTTATTGCCTCGTTTTCAGACAAGGAGATCGGCATCATCGAAAGCTATTTTTCAAGGGCCATTGAAATCATGAAGGAAACAACCGCCCGGATCAACAACAAATCATTGCAAAAATGA
- a CDS encoding GlxA family transcriptional regulator, whose product MKHLTIVVPEGQDNLSSIVGPYKIFSRANAYWKEAGKGELFTIRLAGISGEVDFYEGLFTVRPQVDISAITKTDLIIIPSVDHNFEDTIKGNETLIDWIVKQYKNGAEVASICTGAFILASSGLLDGKHCSTHWEAAEDFRRRFDNVDLQPDKLITDENGIYTNGGAYSFLNLMIYLVEKYYDRQTAIFCSKVFQVEMDRQSQSAFIIFTGQKQHEDDMIKEAQQYLEDNLHEKIVIEDLSSRFSVSRRNFDRRFIKATGNTPVEYSQRVKVESAKKALETTRKTINEIMYEVGYSDVKAFREVFRKITGMSPVEYKKRYNKEAVV is encoded by the coding sequence ATGAAACATTTGACCATAGTAGTACCTGAAGGGCAGGACAATCTTAGTAGTATAGTAGGCCCTTATAAAATATTCAGCAGGGCCAATGCATATTGGAAAGAAGCCGGTAAAGGAGAACTGTTTACCATTCGCCTGGCAGGGATTTCCGGGGAAGTGGATTTTTACGAGGGATTGTTTACTGTCAGGCCACAGGTCGATATTTCGGCCATAACAAAAACCGACCTTATTATCATCCCTTCGGTAGATCATAATTTTGAAGATACCATAAAAGGTAATGAGACACTTATTGACTGGATTGTAAAGCAATATAAAAACGGGGCAGAAGTGGCCAGTATATGTACAGGTGCGTTTATACTGGCATCTTCAGGCCTACTTGACGGAAAGCATTGCTCTACGCACTGGGAGGCTGCAGAAGATTTTAGAAGGAGGTTTGATAATGTGGACTTGCAGCCGGATAAACTGATCACGGACGAAAACGGAATTTACACCAACGGAGGGGCATATTCTTTTCTTAATCTTATGATATATCTCGTAGAAAAGTATTATGACCGGCAAACGGCCATTTTCTGTTCTAAGGTCTTTCAGGTTGAGATGGACAGGCAAAGCCAATCGGCATTTATCATATTTACGGGGCAGAAACAACACGAGGACGATATGATAAAAGAGGCACAGCAATACCTGGAAGATAACCTGCATGAAAAGATCGTCATTGAAGACCTTTCTTCCAGGTTTTCGGTTAGCCGGCGAAATTTTGATCGCAGGTTCATCAAGGCTACCGGGAATACCCCTGTGGAGTATTCGCAACGGGTAAAAGTAGAATCGGCCAAGAAAGCATTGGAGACCACCCGTAAAACCATTAATGAAATTATGTATGAAGTGGGGTATTCTGATGTTAAAGCCTTTCGCGAAGTGTTCCGGAAGATTACCGGAATGTCTCCTGTGGAATACAAGAAGAGGTACAATAAGGAAGCTGTGGTTTAG
- a CDS encoding mechanosensitive ion channel family protein, with protein sequence METEKWIQKGMELIIDYAPRIVLAILIWIIGLWLFRRVVKYARKIMKKRRYDAGLQGFLATILDWALKILLIVIIMGTLGIQTMSFAAVIASAGLAIGLALQGSLANFAGGVLIMIFKPFRVGDFIEAQGISGTVKEIGIVNTSLNTFGNQLAIIPNGKLSNENIINYSAESIRRENIISGISYDSNIKKAKDILLDIANSRDTVLQDPAPMVIVNELADSSINLSLRYWTKNEHFWDCRWYVLEEIKYRFDAEGIEIPFPHQVEIQKQA encoded by the coding sequence ATGGAAACAGAAAAATGGATTCAAAAAGGAATGGAACTGATAATAGACTATGCCCCCAGGATCGTTCTTGCCATTTTAATATGGATCATAGGCCTGTGGCTATTCAGACGCGTGGTCAAATACGCCCGGAAGATCATGAAAAAACGGAGGTATGATGCCGGTTTGCAAGGCTTCCTGGCCACCATACTGGACTGGGCGCTAAAAATACTCCTGATCGTCATCATTATGGGTACGCTCGGCATCCAGACCATGTCTTTTGCCGCTGTCATCGCTTCGGCAGGTCTGGCCATAGGGCTCGCCCTCCAGGGATCACTGGCCAATTTTGCAGGGGGTGTGCTCATTATGATCTTCAAACCCTTCAGGGTAGGCGATTTTATAGAAGCACAGGGAATTTCCGGAACCGTAAAGGAAATCGGGATCGTCAACACCTCCCTCAACACTTTCGGAAACCAACTCGCCATTATTCCCAACGGAAAACTTTCCAACGAGAACATCATAAACTACAGTGCGGAAAGCATAAGAAGGGAAAACATCATTTCCGGTATCAGCTACGACTCCAACATTAAAAAGGCCAAAGACATCCTCCTTGATATTGCAAACTCCAGGGATACCGTACTCCAGGACCCTGCCCCTATGGTTATTGTTAATGAACTGGCCGACAGCTCCATCAACCTTTCATTACGCTACTGGACCAAAAACGAACATTTCTGGGACTGCCGCTGGTATGTACTCGAAGAAATAAAATATCGCTTTGATGCCGAAGGTATAGAAATTCCGTTCCCGCACCAGGTGGAAATCCAGAAACAGGCATAG
- a CDS encoding DUF899 domain-containing protein encodes MNEHKIVTRQEWLAARLKLLKEEKELTRRSDELAQKRQQLPWVRIDKEYQFETERGKGSLRDLFQGRSQLMVYHFMFGPDYEAGCPSCSAIADGFEGVVKHLGNHDVTLCAVSRAPLPKLQEYKQRMGWTFPWASSFGGDFNRDFNVWFTEEQQLKGTIEYNYRREPEMVWRKGKEGGGSGAEAEFAAMCGTDVPTYHRDRPGLSTFVMKDGKIYHAYSTYSRGLDGIWSMYQWLDRAPKGRNEEEGVWWRRHDEY; translated from the coding sequence ATGAATGAACACAAAATTGTAACACGCCAGGAATGGCTCGCAGCCCGTTTGAAACTACTCAAAGAGGAGAAAGAACTTACCCGCCGCAGTGATGAACTCGCGCAAAAAAGGCAACAGTTGCCCTGGGTCCGGATTGACAAGGAATACCAGTTTGAGACCGAAAGGGGCAAGGGTTCCCTGAGAGACCTCTTTCAGGGGCGCTCACAACTTATGGTTTATCATTTCATGTTCGGGCCGGATTACGAGGCGGGCTGTCCGTCTTGTTCGGCAATCGCCGATGGGTTTGAAGGGGTGGTCAAACATCTGGGTAATCACGATGTTACCCTATGTGCCGTATCGCGGGCACCGCTTCCAAAACTACAGGAATACAAGCAGCGAATGGGATGGACATTTCCATGGGCATCGTCATTCGGCGGAGATTTCAATCGCGATTTCAACGTCTGGTTCACGGAAGAGCAACAACTCAAAGGAACTATAGAATATAATTATCGGCGTGAACCGGAGATGGTATGGCGCAAAGGAAAAGAAGGTGGTGGTAGCGGTGCAGAAGCCGAATTTGCCGCAATGTGCGGAACAGATGTGCCTACCTACCACCGCGACAGGCCCGGTTTAAGTACGTTTGTGATGAAAGATGGTAAAATTTACCATGCCTACTCCACTTATTCACGGGGATTGGATGGTATTTGGAGCATGTACCAATGGCTGGATCGTGCACCGAAGGGACGCAACGAAGAAGAAGGGGTTTGGTGGCGCCGTCATGATGAGTACTAA
- a CDS encoding alpha/beta hydrolase family protein — translation MKVKKILKFFIFSLLLLSIAALLFVYIEYRNSNKPNKDIHKADNINWVETEQGYIHIRTFGQNKNRDSTSLVFVIHGDAPFNKPGYQNIMAEKIASGTKNTVAVAILRPGYTDPQDHTSNGIRGLTTGDNYTPEVIEAVSEVIEKLKKKYNPSRTLVIGHSGGAAITGNLIGLKPGLTDVAVLVSCPCDVAAWRAHMRNKQPLNPFWYLNVKSISPVEVVKNIGRDTEIMVISGENDKITPLKFSRKYYEALTTSGLKASFISLPDEGHEILLNSAVTEHIKSSIHPPQ, via the coding sequence GTGAAAGTCAAAAAAATACTCAAATTCTTTATCTTCTCACTACTGCTCTTAAGCATAGCAGCACTCCTCTTTGTCTATATTGAATACAGAAACAGTAACAAACCCAATAAAGATATCCATAAGGCGGATAATATAAACTGGGTAGAGACTGAACAGGGATATATACATATCAGAACATTTGGTCAAAATAAGAACAGGGATTCCACAAGTCTGGTATTTGTTATTCACGGTGACGCCCCTTTCAACAAACCGGGATACCAAAATATAATGGCTGAAAAAATAGCCTCCGGAACCAAAAACACCGTCGCAGTGGCCATTTTAAGGCCGGGTTATACCGATCCGCAGGACCATACGTCAAACGGGATCAGGGGACTAACCACGGGAGACAACTATACCCCGGAGGTTATCGAAGCCGTTTCCGAAGTGATTGAAAAATTAAAAAAGAAATACAACCCGTCGAGGACTTTAGTTATCGGACATTCCGGAGGAGCGGCCATAACAGGCAATCTTATCGGTCTTAAACCCGGACTTACCGATGTGGCCGTATTGGTTTCCTGCCCCTGTGACGTAGCGGCATGGAGAGCACATATGCGCAATAAACAACCGCTAAACCCGTTCTGGTATCTGAATGTAAAAAGTATTTCCCCGGTTGAGGTAGTAAAGAACATTGGCCGGGACACTGAAATTATGGTCATATCCGGCGAAAATGATAAAATCACACCCCTAAAATTCAGCAGAAAGTATTATGAAGCCCTTACAACCTCAGGATTAAAGGCAAGCTTTATCTCATTGCCGGACGAGGGTCATGAAATTTTGTTGAATAGTGCGGTGACCGAGCATATCAAAAGTAGCATACACCCACCCCAATAA
- a CDS encoding PEP-utilizing enzyme: MSYPPIENDPAIVADLIKNSQTAIEKLKQDIQTKSGLALIDSILEDIGQLKKSVTAPQSMSVIMGAINASVWINEKMKAWLGEKNVADTLSLSAPNNVTSEMGLALLDVADVIRPYPEIIQYLEDVKDDNFPDELIKFEGGREVRDAINTYLNNYGMRCAGEIDITRTRWSEKPTTLIPLILNNIKKFEPGEGKRKFEQGQQEALKKEQELLDKLRQLPDGGQKVKETKRMIGTIRNLIGYREYPKYDIVNRYFIYRQALLKEAGQLVQAGVIREKEDIYYLTMEELREMVRTSKPYHRIISKRKDEYKSYKELTPPRVITSDGEIVTGEYKRGNLPPEAIVGLPVSSGVIEGRARIILNMENADLEDGDILVTPYTDPGWTPLFVSIKGLVTEVGGSMTHGAVIAREYGIPAVVGVENATTKIRDRQHIRVHGTEGYVEIL; the protein is encoded by the coding sequence ATGTCGTACCCTCCCATAGAAAACGATCCGGCAATCGTTGCCGATCTCATCAAGAACAGTCAAACAGCTATAGAAAAATTAAAACAAGACATTCAAACCAAATCCGGCTTAGCCCTAATTGATTCTATCCTGGAGGACATCGGACAACTCAAAAAGAGTGTAACAGCCCCGCAAAGTATGAGTGTCATTATGGGCGCCATAAATGCCTCAGTATGGATCAATGAAAAAATGAAGGCGTGGTTGGGAGAAAAAAACGTGGCAGACACACTTTCACTATCCGCACCCAACAATGTCACCTCGGAAATGGGCCTGGCACTATTGGATGTTGCCGATGTGATTCGCCCGTACCCGGAAATAATTCAATATTTGGAAGATGTAAAAGACGACAATTTCCCTGATGAACTGATCAAGTTTGAAGGCGGACGGGAAGTCCGGGATGCTATCAATACCTACCTTAACAACTACGGAATGCGATGTGCCGGGGAAATCGATATTACCAGAACCCGCTGGAGTGAAAAACCGACAACACTTATCCCGCTAATTCTCAACAACATTAAAAAATTTGAACCCGGTGAAGGCAAACGAAAATTTGAGCAGGGGCAACAGGAAGCCTTGAAAAAAGAACAGGAACTGCTGGATAAGTTAAGGCAATTACCCGATGGCGGACAAAAGGTCAAAGAAACAAAACGAATGATCGGTACCATCCGGAATCTCATCGGTTATCGCGAATATCCGAAATACGACATCGTTAACCGCTACTTCATTTACAGGCAAGCGCTGCTGAAAGAGGCCGGACAACTCGTACAGGCCGGCGTTATCCGGGAAAAAGAGGATATATACTATCTCACGATGGAAGAACTCCGCGAAATGGTACGCACCAGTAAACCGTACCACCGGATCATCAGCAAACGAAAAGACGAATACAAATCGTACAAAGAACTGACACCCCCGCGTGTTATCACATCCGACGGCGAGATCGTTACAGGTGAATACAAACGGGGAAATCTACCTCCCGAAGCCATTGTGGGTTTGCCTGTCTCATCAGGAGTTATAGAAGGCCGGGCACGTATCATCCTCAACATGGAAAATGCTGACCTGGAAGACGGGGATATACTCGTCACCCCCTATACCGACCCCGGTTGGACACCCTTGTTTGTATCTATAAAAGGCCTCGTCACCGAAGTAGGCGGATCAATGACCCACGGAGCGGTTATTGCACGTGAATACGGCATACCGGCCGTGGTTGGCGTAGAAAATGCCACCACAAAGATCAGGGACAGACAACACATTCGCGTGCATGGAACAGAAGGCTATGTGGAAATCCTATGA
- a CDS encoding DUF1648 domain-containing protein, translating to MTNRPRIKPNLTTTDKIIEIISWIAVPCIWILTLKNYPDLPESIPIHYNSAGEANGFGGKEHILALPIIATILFIGLATLNKYPHIFNYPVLITQKNALQQYTYATRLLRILNLVIVIIFGLIVYKTIQNVNGNANGLGIWFLPTTLALIFVPIIYYLLKIRKIKNKDTSYNNV from the coding sequence ATGACCAACCGCCCAAGAATAAAACCGAATCTGACGACAACCGATAAAATAATCGAAATTATCAGTTGGATCGCTGTTCCCTGTATTTGGATCTTGACATTAAAAAATTACCCAGACTTACCTGAAAGCATTCCGATTCACTACAACAGTGCCGGAGAAGCGAATGGATTTGGCGGAAAAGAACACATCTTAGCATTGCCGATAATAGCTACCATATTGTTTATAGGTCTGGCAACACTAAACAAGTATCCGCACATATTTAACTATCCGGTTTTAATTACTCAAAAAAATGCACTACAACAATATACATATGCAACCCGGCTGCTGAGAATTTTGAATTTGGTAATTGTCATAATTTTCGGGCTCATCGTTTATAAAACCATACAAAATGTGAATGGAAATGCCAACGGACTCGGAATATGGTTCTTACCCACCACGCTGGCCCTCATATTTGTCCCCATAATTTATTATTTACTGAAAATACGGAAAATAAAAAATAAAGATACAAGCTACAACAACGTATAA
- a CDS encoding multidrug effflux MFS transporter: MEKSEHGITVAYNTDTLESTIEKSKSIKMKSAEFIALSACTMTLTALGIDIMLPAFGALREHFGLNPESTVTAQVIGFFFMGQVAQIIFGTLSDRFGRLPILRVGFPLYIIGGIIAAFAPNLELMFAARFVAGMGASALFMTTIASVRDRFVGDQMARIMSLIFTIFLFTPVLAPFLGIAILSVSSWQMVFLTPPLFAVIVFLWSLRLKESLPREQRISLHWTSMGRSVQKVISNRTFLRYTGITTVLFTALSSWVASSERIVGELYGRPGLFSWVFAGIGLLMSLCALLNSRLSSKYGARTTIKWLLVIYTVIGGFLLVSTIISGDPPNMLLFFITVALLMAINIAVEPNSSALAMEPMGNMAGMASAVYGTSFFFIGASLGSIISHFMVHGVFPLVLSFFAIGLITVLLVLGDRRPKKR, from the coding sequence ATGGAAAAGTCAGAACACGGTATTACGGTAGCTTATAATACTGATACTTTAGAAAGTACCATTGAAAAATCTAAATCCATAAAAATGAAATCGGCAGAATTTATCGCATTATCGGCCTGTACGATGACATTAACAGCTTTGGGCATTGACATCATGCTCCCGGCATTTGGAGCACTTCGTGAGCACTTTGGGCTCAACCCGGAATCTACAGTTACGGCACAGGTCATCGGGTTCTTTTTTATGGGGCAGGTTGCGCAGATTATTTTCGGTACACTGTCAGACCGTTTCGGAAGGTTACCTATCCTCCGTGTTGGGTTTCCGCTGTATATTATAGGTGGAATCATTGCAGCCTTTGCACCAAACCTGGAACTCATGTTTGCAGCACGTTTTGTGGCGGGTATGGGGGCATCAGCCTTATTTATGACAACCATAGCGAGTGTACGCGACCGTTTTGTCGGAGACCAGATGGCCCGTATCATGTCCCTCATATTTACGATCTTCCTGTTCACTCCCGTCCTGGCCCCCTTTCTCGGGATAGCCATTTTGTCGGTCTCATCCTGGCAAATGGTATTTCTAACCCCTCCGCTGTTTGCAGTTATTGTTTTTCTCTGGTCGCTCCGGTTAAAAGAATCACTGCCCCGGGAACAACGTATTTCTTTGCACTGGACAAGCATGGGCCGGTCTGTACAGAAGGTTATAAGTAACCGGACATTCCTTCGCTACACAGGGATCACTACCGTTCTCTTTACGGCATTAAGTTCCTGGGTGGCCAGTTCAGAACGTATCGTTGGAGAGCTCTACGGCAGGCCCGGGTTATTTTCATGGGTCTTTGCCGGTATCGGGCTACTTATGTCCCTTTGTGCTTTATTGAATTCCCGGCTTTCGTCTAAATACGGGGCACGTACAACCATAAAATGGCTTCTTGTTATTTATACTGTTATAGGGGGCTTTTTGTTAGTGTCCACCATTATTTCCGGCGATCCGCCCAATATGCTTTTGTTCTTTATTACAGTTGCCCTGCTCATGGCCATTAATATAGCCGTTGAACCCAACAGCAGCGCTTTGGCCATGGAACCCATGGGAAATATGGCAGGCATGGCATCGGCCGTATACGGAACCTCATTCTTTTTTATAGGGGCTTCACTGGGATCAATTATCAGCCATTTTATGGTGCACGGGGTTTTCCCTCTTGTACTGAGCTTTTTTGCCATAGGGTTAATTACGGTATTACTGGTACTCGGTGATCGCCGTCCCAAAAAAAGGTAA
- a CDS encoding PEP/pyruvate-binding domain-containing protein: protein MKNTNPRTLRFRDIDKTKRTIVGGKGANLGELSRINGINVPDGFCITAGAFKNIVRETPAVNRLLDKLSLLKTEDRNEIGELCSELRKVIEGATISEELNKEITRHLSGFGEKNAWAIRSSATAEDLPAASFAGQHDTYLNITGKEAILKHIGKCWASLFTERAVIYRLQNGFDHRKVYLSVIVQKMIFPQAAGTLFTADPMSGNRKVLAIDAGFGLGEAMVSGLVNADNYKVRDSKIIDKNIPVKKLAVHALKDGGTKTREIKPEQQTRQVLTDSQIVQLGHTGRKIEAHFGSPQDIEWCLADDTFYTVQSRPITTLYPVPEANDRENHIYVSVGHQQMMTDAMKPLGLSLWQLTAARPMFKAGGRLFIDVAQQLASPNSRQMVLNAMEQHDPLIKDALMTLIERKDFIKPSPDAKRE, encoded by the coding sequence ATGAAAAACACAAATCCCCGTACACTTCGTTTCCGGGACATTGACAAAACCAAACGCACGATCGTTGGCGGCAAAGGCGCCAACCTGGGCGAACTTTCAAGGATTAACGGAATAAACGTGCCTGATGGCTTTTGCATTACTGCCGGGGCCTTTAAAAACATTGTGAGGGAAACACCCGCCGTTAACCGGTTACTCGATAAGCTATCCCTTCTGAAAACAGAAGACCGCAATGAGATCGGGGAACTTTGCAGTGAGCTACGAAAGGTTATCGAAGGGGCTACCATCTCCGAAGAACTCAATAAAGAGATCACCCGCCACCTCTCCGGTTTCGGAGAAAAAAATGCCTGGGCCATACGCTCCAGCGCAACCGCCGAAGATCTGCCCGCCGCTTCCTTTGCAGGTCAGCACGATACTTATTTAAACATTACCGGGAAGGAAGCCATCCTGAAACACATCGGCAAGTGCTGGGCTTCACTGTTTACCGAAAGGGCGGTTATCTATCGTCTTCAAAACGGTTTCGACCACCGTAAAGTATACCTGTCTGTCATTGTTCAAAAGATGATATTCCCGCAGGCCGCAGGAACCCTGTTTACCGCCGATCCCATGAGTGGCAACAGAAAGGTGTTAGCTATTGATGCCGGTTTCGGACTTGGTGAAGCCATGGTCTCCGGCCTCGTAAATGCCGACAACTATAAAGTACGCGACAGCAAGATTATCGACAAGAACATCCCCGTCAAGAAACTCGCTGTTCACGCCTTAAAAGACGGCGGCACGAAAACACGGGAAATCAAACCCGAACAACAAACCAGGCAGGTGCTTACAGACAGTCAGATCGTGCAACTCGGGCACACGGGCCGAAAGATCGAAGCACATTTCGGTAGCCCCCAGGATATTGAATGGTGCCTGGCAGATGATACATTTTACACGGTACAAAGCCGCCCCATCACTACATTATACCCTGTCCCCGAAGCCAACGACCGGGAAAATCACATTTACGTATCTGTCGGTCACCAGCAAATGATGACCGATGCCATGAAACCACTGGGACTATCCCTGTGGCAGTTAACCGCTGCCCGCCCCATGTTTAAAGCCGGCGGAAGGTTGTTTATTGATGTGGCACAACAACTGGCCTCGCCCAACAGCAGACAAATGGTATTAAATGCCATGGAACAACACGATCCGCTCATCAAGGACGCACTCATGACCCTCATAGAAAGAAAAGATTTCATAAAACCGTCACCGGATGCTAAAAGAGAATAA
- a CDS encoding DUF4833 domain-containing protein — protein MKTICPFFLFFVFAFAFAQDDYPVPGKTATRLFYIQHSRNHNTYVYDANMNGTSINRANPVYAHCIVYTEGGVDKPLTRIQKQMAYGITANYIKSGLYEMYLAATRKQKLYLTLNSQGNPEVYMMVNNRKLYLDRMFIKLKSSISGIGVHVEYVLFEGRDFNTGKKVTEKTEM, from the coding sequence ATGAAAACGATCTGCCCCTTTTTCCTGTTTTTTGTTTTTGCCTTTGCTTTTGCCCAAGACGATTACCCGGTTCCCGGAAAAACAGCAACGAGACTGTTTTATATTCAGCATAGCCGGAATCACAATACCTACGTGTATGATGCCAATATGAACGGTACATCCATAAACCGGGCCAATCCTGTTTATGCGCACTGTATTGTGTATACCGAAGGCGGTGTCGATAAGCCCCTGACCAGAATCCAGAAACAGATGGCTTATGGTATAACGGCCAACTATATAAAATCCGGTCTTTACGAAATGTACCTGGCCGCTACCAGAAAGCAAAAGCTATACCTCACGCTCAATTCGCAGGGGAACCCCGAAGTTTATATGATGGTGAACAATCGTAAACTTTATCTGGACAGGATGTTTATAAAGCTGAAAAGCAGTATTTCCGGAATTGGCGTCCATGTGGAATATGTGCTGTTTGAAGGCCGGGATTTTAATACCGGGAAAAAAGTTACAGAGAAAACCGAAATGTGA
- a CDS encoding M48 family metallopeptidase, which produces MNLLRLSATGVLVIMMSLTAGAQIKLNKKALKSGSKVVKAATLSDEEVIAYTKEYIRWMDENNPVAPENDELAQRLKKLTAGLTNYDGLDLNFKVYLVKDINAFACADGSVRVCAGLMDIMSDEEILGVVGHEIGHVKNTDSKDAFKTALLTSALKDGVASQGGAAATLSQSQLGDLGEAVANSAFSRKQESKADDYGYAFLKDNDVNPWYMSTAFEKLLGDTGGEKKGSQLFSSHPDTEKRIKATAKKAEKDGFERPE; this is translated from the coding sequence ATGAACCTATTACGTCTTAGCGCCACAGGGGTGCTTGTAATTATGATGTCGCTTACTGCCGGCGCACAGATCAAGTTGAACAAAAAAGCGTTGAAATCCGGCTCCAAAGTAGTAAAGGCCGCTACATTGAGTGATGAAGAAGTCATTGCTTATACCAAAGAGTACATCCGGTGGATGGACGAAAACAATCCGGTAGCTCCGGAAAACGACGAACTGGCCCAACGCCTGAAAAAGTTAACCGCCGGACTGACCAATTATGACGGGCTTGACCTTAACTTTAAGGTTTACCTCGTAAAGGACATCAATGCCTTTGCCTGTGCCGACGGCAGCGTACGCGTTTGCGCCGGGTTAATGGACATCATGTCGGACGAAGAGATACTGGGAGTTGTCGGGCACGAAATAGGCCATGTAAAAAACACCGATTCCAAAGATGCCTTTAAAACAGCCCTCCTCACCTCCGCCCTGAAAGACGGTGTAGCTTCCCAGGGCGGCGCTGCAGCTACCTTAAGCCAGTCACAACTGGGCGATCTGGGAGAAGCTGTTGCCAACTCCGCTTTTTCCAGAAAACAGGAGAGCAAGGCCGATGACTATGGGTATGCATTTTTAAAAGATAATGATGTAAATCCGTGGTACATGTCCACGGCCTTTGAAAAACTGCTCGGAGATACCGGAGGAGAGAAAAAAGGATCGCAATTGTTCTCTTCCCACCCCGATACCGAAAAGCGAATAAAAGCCACCGCCAAAAAAGCGGAAAAAGACGGATTTGAACGTCCGGAATAA